The Thamnophis elegans isolate rThaEle1 chromosome Z, rThaEle1.pri, whole genome shotgun sequence DNA window acaggaaggcctggaggaatattgaccatgggggttgcgatgggtcggacacaacttcacaactaactagCCATATACCTTTTACTAACTATTTTGAAATTCCCAAGGACTCATCGGTCATCACACAGCCTGGAAAATAGTATTGCACATATATTTTGTTTGGCATCATTTGTCACTTCACAGATTTATTCCGACATTGTACTTTGTGCGATATACGCTGCCTAGAATTCCCTCTGAGATTTAATAATCTGATAAATCaaccaataaataaaatctcagggaaggagtgatttaattcatttctcccctcccctccaatgCTATGTTTGCTGGTGTGAAATTGACAGAAATTGATAGAAATGACAATATTTCTAATATCGTTCCTGGAAGAATAGGTAGAAAATCCTGATGGAGTTTTTGAATGATTTGCTTGTTAACCTGTAGCCTTGTAATTCTATTTCTGTTCAGAAGATTCACTGAGCACTTCATGGAAAACAGATCAATTCTCTCTTAATGGACAACAATGTATTTTTAGTTGCTCTGAGATGAATCCTAAATTGGGCATGGAGAGGAAGATCTCAGACTTCCTGTTTCTAAACTTCATCTGGTATAATtcattgaaaacctccagcaaataTAATTGCAggttttttgagaaaaaaataggCATTCCATTATCGTGAGATGCATCATCTAGAGGTATTTGGATTTCTCTTTTGAAGATCTTACGAACTCCTGCTTGATATGAACTCTGAATGTGAAGTGAAGAGTTAGGCAGAGTCggattaacagaataatagagttggaagggacattggaggacatctagtccaaccccctgttcaggcaggaaatggTATACCAGGTCAGTCAAAcacctgtccaatctcttctttaaaacttacagtgttggtgcacccaccacttctggaggtaagatgttccactggttaagtgttctcgctgtcaggacattgctccttagttccaagttggttctctccttgattagtttccatccattatttcttgtcttgctttaaggtactttggaaaatagatagacattctcttctttgtggcattccctcaaatattggaacactgctatgaatCGTACGTCTTTGTATCTCCAGGTAGGAGCAGTTAGAGTCTTTcgtttccacatctttttataaCATTGCATCTTCGGTGAACGTTTTGCCTTTATTCCCTAGAGTGggtaaacattattttaaaatgcagttgATTTAGGAGAAAGGCAATTAAAATTGGCCAGAAACTCCCCTGGGAAACAATTAGTTTCAAACAATGGGTGAATTTGAAAGTTTACACACATAAGCATAAAAAAGGTCAATTAGCCATAAGTTAAGATACtactgtttcctttttaaaagaaggataaagtttactcctcagctattcttactaggtataggtactgactttacagtggtagagactaacttgattctgcatctaataacagcagcaagacagttggtggcgcaatactggaagaaggaagacttgcctacaactcaagaatggacactgaaagttacaaacttagccgagatggtaaaatatcggcatatcttaaagatcactcaaatgagagatataaacgagagtggaaaaatggattgactatatacaaaataaatatgggaccaagaaattccagttagcctatgcttaagatcagaaatgatttaaattgtttaaagttggttcagcaagaagaagctaaggtcaatgtagaatgttattaattttttttatttcttttttttttcgcaatagattttagactgtgtttgttagaaatccataccgtgtacgggttctgggaagttgggggggaaggtggaggggggttgggggagagggtggagggagggaggggtatatattaggctagacaagaatttggtggtaaactagaattattttgatatacaagaaattgtactttgatgtcttactgattgaggaatgatgaaatgtttgccttaaaagaaaaaaacttttgaaacaaaaAAGATACTACTGTTTCCAATTGGGAATTAATTCAGAACGATTATTTTATTCCAGAGCTGACTGCTcaggtcattttttttctgtcttattGTTTCGattatctttttccttctctaaaaATGCATAGATTGAatgtctgttttttccccttaattaATCATAATGTTGTCCTCACTGTAAAATCCACAAtccatcttctctctttcctgATTTATTCTTACACTTCTGTTAACACTAATCTAGACTTACTACTCTAGTCATGGCTCATCACTAGCGATAAAACACACGCTATCATCTCATGACATTTGAATCTGTTCTGGATATGATGCAGGTTTTTAGCAAGAAATGGAGGGATTTGATTAATGTATGGATATGCAATACTAAAAGtgtaccgtgtgtgtgtgtgtgtgtgtgtgtgtgtgtgtgtgtgtgtgtacacacaactcctggtatgcccaaatatgggaggtagcacactgcttcctttctctgtctatcagctcatcccaagagaccatccagacagaaagccattatttttaatgttgcctttttaataataaataaataaatacctatttccctggcctaccTGATAaaagaggagagcctgtggcttagtggataacacaactgcctaatatgtaatacatcccaggttcaaatcccagtaagggtagggctagctgatgagagctaaatagcttgaaatagatctatactagtcttcctttatttatttatcagaacaaatgcaacacacacacacacacacacacacacacatatgtatgtatttatttatttgtcaaacatgtacaagatagcagatataaatataaatgtggaTATAAACAAAGGCAATTAATActaataaatgggaacagtaggagaGGGATGGTAAGCACAcaggtgcacttatgcatgccccctttatggacctcgtaggaatggggtgaagtccacagGAGACAGTTTAACATGGAAGGTATGAGGCTTTGAGGATGTACCAACGGGGTCaaggtagagcattccaagcgTTGATcattctgttactgaagtcatattttctgcaatcgagtttggaacagtTTCCTTGGTGTTTgttatcaattgtttgcccatgtattattgaggttgaagctgaagaagtcattgacaggtaagacattgtagcagacaattttgtgtagtatGCTTAGATCACACTGCATTCATAATACATCCcttacataataataatattaatatacgtattacatattaatacatacatattaattacatattaataatattttattactattattatgtaataataatataattattacatAATACATTCCTGAGCATGTATTCAGGCTTCTTATTCAAACCACCAGGCAGCCAGGAGAACCATTGTTTCAACAAGGGATTACTTGTCTTTACACtgctaagcagtggtgggttgccaaattttttaccaccagttcgggCAGCCCTCCGCGCAtccacagaagcatccaggtgggtgggtggagcctcccgccactgctactactggttcacccgatctgggctgaactgggagcaatccTCCTCTGCTTCTAAGCAAGTCATTCCACCTTcccatcaaattaaaaaaaaagaagtgactACGGACAATAGACTCCATGATTTTGAAACAATTAGCTGATGTGGATATTTCTAACCAGCGCCTTTGGCTTGCTATGTAATTTGACAATGTGATATTCGTTCTTTAAGAGTAGTCAATAGAAAATTTCACTAGAGCCAATAAATGGCTATCAAAGACTTCTCAGGAAATAAGAACTGAATAAAAAaaagtctttggttattcgggttttctcccgcgtaaaattggaagtgtcttgactccatgcctcaggtgcctcctggtggccaaccagcctctctggtgcCTGCTTTGAGTCTGAagtctgcccagggtcctccatctcttccatgGCCGACTCATAAGGCTTGTCGCTGTCTGAGTCCCTCAGCAGCTCCAgcagatcctgctgggccacaacacatcctGGGCACCCCCCtccatttttttaatgattgccatctggcagacagtacaggacaataaaaacaaggacacatagcctgaaaaacagcttctatctcagagcagtaactatatagaattctactgtatagtgcaatatgaatgcaatatcaggggttttcaattcaattatatagaacgtgaaggatgtgtgtttttatACGTATAATGCACaccgaagatggcatttaatttcgttatACAAGGTGTAATaacactaaactaaactaaactaaactaaactaaactaaactaaactaaactagctTTGAATTCCATCTGGAAATAATGTCATCAAATTGACTATTCaccatatttctttaaaaaaaatgtttaaaaatgtcttatagcaatagcaatagcagttagacttcagcAGTTAGACTTCAGACTGCAATAGcagtcagccctctctaagcggtttacagagtcagcatatcgcccccacagtctgggtcctcatttcacccacatcggaaggatggaaagctgagtcaaccttgagccggtgagattagaaccgctgaactgcagataacagtcagctgaagtggcctgcagtactgcaccctaaccactgcgccacctcagtcttgggcaggggttggcaatcttaaacattcaaagaccatttggacccgtttcccacagaaaagaaaacaccgggagccacaaaacccttcccatgcctgactatttcctgagtagCCACAATTCattagttgaattaaatgttctgttttcttctgaaacttttcttttcttggatatttatccatggttggccttccAGGGTCAAAGAGCTCAATAAATCACGTTCTGGTGAGTgttgcacattggcagttgtgacgcaTATGTTgaatgacagggagccgcagcagagggatgaaagagccacatgctgctccagagccgcagtttgctcacCCCTGTATACTTTCTGCTGCCTACGCTGGATTACCAACCCAGAGTTTCAGCAGAGCCGTTTTCATCTCCTTGTTCCTAAGTGTATATATTAGTGGGTTCAACAAAGGGGTGATGGTGGTGTAGCACACGCTTAACACACTATCCATGGAGTCCTGAGAATCTGGCCTCATGTAACGATAAAACACCGGCAAGAAATAAATGCACACCAAAGTAAGATGGGCAGTGCAAGTGGAGAAGGCCCTGTGTTGACCTTCACTGCTAGTGATCTTCAAAATGGCTGCGATGATATAAGCATAAGACGCTAGGATGAGGAGAAAGCAGGCCATAGTTATGAAGTTTATGTCCACAATGAACATCAATGCTTTGAATTTTATGTCCACACAGGCCAGCTTAAGGATGGATGGAATGTCACAGAAGACATAGTCAATATAATTGTCCTCTCCATAAGGTGCATGAAAAGTGATAGAGGTCTGAAATGCAGAATTGAGGCTGCCTCCAATTATGGTACCCAAGGAAAGGGTGAGACAGGTCCTCCAGCTCATGAGGTTGCCATAGTGGAACGGTTTACAGATGGCCAAGAAGCGGTCATAACCCATCAAGGTGTAAAGAAAACATTCTGCACACCCAACAGAGTTAAAAAAGAATACCTCCGTTACGCATCCaggaaaagaaatgatttttccTCTGGGATTGAAGCCTGCAATCACTTTGGGGACCACCACAGCTGAGAAGGCCATGTCTAGGATGGAGAGATGGCAGAGGAACAAGTACATGGGCTTGTGCAGTTGAAGGTCCAAGATCACCACCAAGATGATCATAGAATTTCCAGAAATGGTGAGTGCAAAcatggtggagaagaagagaatcaAGGGGACCTTTAATTCTTCTGTACAAGGAAACCCAGAGAGGATAAATTCATTCGGAGCTGTTTGATTTGGACACTCCATGTAGAACTTTTGTTTTACTTTGGTTCACCCAACCTGTGGAGCAGATGAGATATGTCTTGGTTAGCTTGTTGAATAgtgtagactagactagactagactagagtagagtagggtagagtataACAGaaccagaacagaacagaacagaatagcagaatttgaagggaccttggtggtcttctaatccaaccccctacttaggcaagaaactctacaccacttcagaccaatggttatccatcatcttcttaaaaccttccagtgttggagcattcacaacttctggaggcaagttgttccactgattaatataAGAGAGCAGAACTAACTGAGACTGGCTGAAGGAGTGAACTTCTATAACCAAGCTCTGGTAGGTTCAGAACTTCTCTAGAAGGCTAAAGCAACTCCTGATGGGAATGTGTGCTCGGGAAACCTCAGGCTTCCTTCAGCATTGCTTACACCTCAGAAACTTTCCATAGAATCTGTTTAACTTTTCTCTTGAAACCACCAAACTCTAGGATGGCACTTGATTCCCCTTCTTGATATCTCTACTCTAAGCAACCCTCCTCCCCATTTAAGAAGGAACTGATTACACACAACAGACTgtgatagaatagaagaatagaatgacagagttggaagggacctgagaGGTCTTCTAATGCAGCTCctacttaggtaggaaacccttcaccacttcagacaaatggttatccaacatcttcttaaagacttcaaatgttggagaattcacaacttctagaggcaagttgttccactgattcatttttctaactgtcaggaaatttctccttagttctaggttgcttctctccttgattagtttccacccattgtttcttgtcctgccctcaagtgctttggaaaatagtttgactccctcttctttgtggcagcccctgagatattggaacagtgctatcatgcctccccttgtccttcttttcagaaGCATAGATGCTTCTATTAGAAAGCATCTCATGTAAAAATACGAAGGACAAGACCCCACTCAAATTTCTTATATGCACATCCACACTCCATATACAAGTTGAAAAATGTCCATCCTCAAATGATGATGGGGCCCAGAGCCACCTTGTAGGGATAGCTAGGGGACATAAAATCAATGTGAAAAATAATTTGGGTTAGCCAAATATACCTTTTTAATAACTCTGTTGAGAGCCCAGAAGATTCATCGATCATCGCACAGCATGGAATCCAGCTATTGCACATAGATTTTTGGGACGTTGTTCACCTCTTCACAGATCTATTCCAATGTTGTAATTTGTATGATGTACAAATGTCCAGAGTCtctttatagcagtagacttatataccgcttcataggcctttcaggcctctctaagcggtttacagagagtcagcatattgcccccaacaatctgggtcctcattttacccacctcggaaggatggaaggctgagtcaaccctgagccggtgagatttgaaccgctgacctgctgatctagcagtagcctgcagtgctgcatttaaccactgcgccactgcgcaACCATATTTATGGTTTTAAATATGATGAATCAATACAATTTGGAGGAAGGAGAGACTCAAtccatttctcttcttttccatcATGCTTGCTGGTGGGAAATTGAATGGTAGGGCTGAGTTTTTAGATTTTATACCCATCATTTGCCACTACACAGACCTATTTCAACATTGTAATTTGTACGATGTATCCTGTCCAGGGTTTCTGtggaatttaaataaataaataaataaataaataaataaataaatataaacaaacaaacaaaaaactcttGAGGGAGAAGTGATCCAATATATTTCTCTTTTCAAATGGCTAGGATGTGAAATCGATTGAAAAGGTTGAATTGACACAATTTCTAGCACAACATTTGCAAGAGGAAGTGGAAAACCCTGAATTATTAGGAGGTGAACTTGTATTTAATTCCCTTTCTCAGCTTCCCCGGACCCTTTGTGGAAAACAAATGAACTTTCTTTTGATGGACACATCAATTTGAAAGGGttgcctcttttaaattcttgggagtgattattagtcaagatctcacctggaaaaacaacacaccCTTGGTGATTGGGAAGGCCCAACAGGCTTCATTTCCTTAGactcctgcgaaaaaatcaggtggaacaatggttGATGaactctttctatcggtccacgatagaaagtgtcctcacatactgcattacaATATGGTATGCTGATTTAactgctgcagacaggaaggcactacagagagtgattgatttggcacaagaaaccattggttgccctctaaaaCCACTGGGTGACATTGCCATgtcttgctgctttagcagagtaaggaagatactcagatatgattcacaccctggcccgtgtctctttgcacttctaccatcaggcagaagacatcaaagcatagccagccaaacaaataggtttaaaaatggtttctatccttgggctgtcagactctcaaacacacacaatcactacaaacacacacacacacacacactcacacacacacacacacacatggaaacTTATGGctagtttttatttctttctcttcccccccccacattacttgcatagggattattctttatactatttatgttgtttgtatttattGTCATGGATttcaccagtgaggctaaaaccagcTTTGTtctatacatgatgtacaatggcaATTAAAGCTATACTATATGCTGACATACTTTGAGTTGCTCCAAGAAAGAATCCTTAGGTGAACATCAAGTGGAAGATCTCATGTTTTCTTTCCAAGCTTTAGTTGGCATAAttaatagcaaaaaaaaacccttaccaAGGTAATTACAATCTACAACACTCCCCCCAATAAATCAATTATTATGAAATAGATCTTTGTAGTATTTCAAGTCTCCACCAAGCCGTGAGAGATCTTCCCCAGTTTCATGGAGATCTTTCAATGTGCAGTGAAGAAGTAGTCAGAGTCATACATCTTCATGCCCCCAGGTAGGACAACTCTTCTGTTGTCATCTCTTTCTATAACATTGTTAGTGAATGTTCTGTCCTTATTCCCTAAATGTTATTTTGAAATGTGGCTGATTTAAGAGAAAGGCAATTACGATTGCCAGAAAGTCCACTGGGGAACAATTATTTTCAAACAATTAGTAAGTTTGAAAGTTTGCACACAGAACAATCAAAAGAGATCAATTAGCCATGTTAAGATCCCATGGATCCTAATGTGAATTAATTCAGAACAATGATTTTATTCCAGAGCTGATTCCCAAAGTCATTTTGGTGaattacttctttttcttcctctaaaTGCATAGAAATAATTTCTGCTTTCCCCTTGATCAATCATAATGTTGTCCTCAATTTAAAATCCATGAACATCCTTTTCTCTGATTTATTTCACAAAACTCTGAAAGGAATTGACTGATCTGATCATTTTATTTGAGCTGTGGGGATGCAGTGGTTACAAGtactgcagactaattctgctgactattGATTAccaacagttcggcagttcaagtctcaccagctcaaggttgactcagccttcgatccttctgaggtcagtaaaatgaggccccagattgttgagggaaataggctgactgtaaaattcttagtggtgcagtggtggtatggtggtgcaatggttagaatgcgggaggggcggctatctttgtccccaggcctgacgggctagccaggtcttaagggctatgcggaaggcctggacggtggtgagagtacgaatctccacggggagcttgttccaaagggtcggagctactacagaaaaggctctcctccttgtagttgccagccgacactggctggccgatggaatctatctatctttcaatcatttatcatctctctccctccctccctctcccccctctctctcatttttatGCCTCCCATTTCCtttacaaggtgactctgggcagcttacaggctgtaaaacaagtaaaaacataataaaaatattaaaacgttaaaactgcacagattaaaatattaaaaactgtactcAAACTAAAACTAAGAGAGATGGACAGGATGGGGATAAAATTTTCTTACCCTGTCAGTCATCTCCAGTGGTGAATGCCCCCTTCAGTATATCCATACTTTAAAAGAGCTCAATAGAAGATTTCAGCAGACCCAGGAAAgaattcaatagaatagaatagaatagaatagaatagtgtagaatagaatagaatagaattctttattggccaagtgtgatggcacacacaaggaatttgtctttggtacagatgctctcagtgtacagaaaaagacaagatacattcatcatgaatcataaggtacaacacttaatgatagtcacagggtacaaataagcaatcaggaaacaatcaatatcaatataaattgtaaggatacaagcaacagagtttcagtcatacagtcataagtgggaggagatgggtgataggaacaatgagaagattaatagtaataataatgcagacttagtaaacaGTTTGATAGTTTTGATGGAATTattttttagcagagtgatggcgttttgggaaaaaaactgtccttgtctcTAGTTggtctggtgtgcagtgctctatagcgtcgttttgagcgtaggagttgaaacaattcacACAGGCCTTGTAGGAGACAGTGTGAAATGTCAAATAGTCTAATGAGAGAGAGTGGAGCGGTTGATTTGATGGAATTCTTCTTCTTCCGTGTCAAAGTTCGTAGAGCTCACAGAAGCTGGCTGAAAAAGAACTTTGTCAACCACTGTTTTTCAAGGTCTGGTTGGATGAGAACTTCCCTAGGAGAAGAAGAAAGCAGCATCTAAAGGGAATGGTTGCTTTTTAAACTTTAGGCTTCCTTCAAAATGGCTCACATCTCAGGTGCTTTCCTGAGCATCTGCTCAAGCTTTCTCTTGAAACCACCTGCAGGTGGAAGGACCATTGATCCAACTTATGATACTGATTCTTTACACCTCTAAGCAGATCATCTTCAACTCCTAGATTAAGTAGGACACAGTGCAAGATTCATCCCCAAACTTCCCATGAGTTCCTTGTGGCTTTCTATGAAATTTGACTAGC harbors:
- the LOC116521868 gene encoding olfactory receptor 10G6-like, which gives rise to MECPNQTAPNEFILSGFPCTEELKVPLILFFSTMFALTISGNSMIILVVILDLQLHKPMYLFLCHLSILDMAFSAVVVPKVIAGFNPRGKIISFPGCVTEVFFFNSVGCAECFLYTLMGYDRFLAICKPFHYGNLMSWRTCLTLSLGTIIGGSLNSAFQTSITFHAPYGEDNYIDYVFCDIPSILKLACVDIKFKALMFIVDINFITMACFLLILASYAYIIAAILKITSSEGQHRAFSTCTAHLTLVCIYFLPVFYRYMRPDSQDSMDSVLSVCYTTITPLLNPLIYTLRNKEMKTALLKLWVGNPA